A genomic segment from Xiphophorus maculatus strain JP 163 A chromosome 6, X_maculatus-5.0-male, whole genome shotgun sequence encodes:
- the LOC102229291 gene encoding protein FAM49B-like: MGNLIKVLTRDIDNNAGNFFLDFENAQPSQSETEVWEKVNQVLTEAKVILEDLQTYKGAGEEIRQAIQNPNVEGVQETAWAAVVPLVAKLKTFYEFSQKLESSLHCLLDILTSADSTPTQHLEQKQALARQFAHILHFTLRFDELKMTNPAIQNDFSYYRRTISRMRINNMSSDSGSEVNNELANRMSLFYASATPMLKTLSDATSKFVSDNPDVPIENTTVCLSTMACVCKVMLETPEYRSRFASEETVLFCLRVMVGVIILYDHVHPAGAFVKTSNIDMKGCIKVLKDQPPSSVEGLLNALRYTTKHLNDETTSKQIKNMLQAN; encoded by the exons ATGGGGAACCTGATCAAGGTGCTGACCCGAGACATCGACAACAATGCTGGAAACTTCTTCCTGGACTTTGAAA ACGCTCAGCCTTCGCAGTCAGAGACGGAGGTGTGGGAGAAGGTGAACCAGGTGCTGACGGAGGCCAAGGTCATCCTGGAGGACCTGCAGACGTACAaaggagcaggagaggaaatacGACAG GCCATCCAGAACCCAAACGTTGAGGGCGTTCAGGAGACGGCCTGGGCCGCCGTGGTTCCTCTGGTCGCCAAACTCAAAACTTTCTACGAGTTTTCACAGAAACTGG AATCCAGTCTGCACTGCCTGCTGGACATCCTCACCAGCGCCGACTCGACTCCGACCCAACATCTGGAGCAGAAACAGGCGCTGGCCCGTCAGTTCGCCCACATCCTGCATTTCACGCTGCGATTCGATGAGCTGAAG ATGACCAACCCGGCCATCCAGAACGACTTCAGCTACTACCGGCGAACCATCAGCCGCATGCGGATCAACAACATGTCG TCGGACTCGGGCAGCGAGGTCAACAACGAGCTGGCCAATCGGATGTCTCTGTTCTACGCCAGCGCCACGCCCATGCTGAAGACGCTGAGCGATGCCACGTCAAAGTTCGTCTCAGAT AACCCGGATGTTCCCATCGAGAACACGACCGTCTGTCTGAGCACCATGGCCTGCGTGTGCAAAGTGATGCTGGAGACGCC ggAGTACCGCAGTCGCTTCGCCAGTGAGGAGACGGTTCTGTTCTGCCTCCGTGTGATGGTCGGCGTCATCATTCTGTACGACCACGTCCATCCGGCCGGCGCCTTCGTCAAAACCTCCAACATAGAC ATGAAGGGCTGCATCAAGGTTCTGAAGGATCAGCCGCCCAGCAGTGTGGAGGGCCTGCTGAACGCCCTGAG GTACACCACCAAGCACCTGAACGATGAGACTACCTCCAAGCAGATCAAGAACATGCTGCAGGCCAACTAA